Genomic DNA from Taurinivorans muris:
CTGGATGGCGGCGTCAATTTCCGCGTTCGAGCCTTTGCTGTACGCTCCGATATTGATCATGTCTTCCGAAGTGTTATAGGTGGAAAGCAGATTGGTGAGTATGCGGCCTGCCTTGACAAGGTCGGGTTCTATGATGTCATTGCGCAGACGGCTGATGGATTTTAAAACGTCAATGGCGGGAAAATGGCCTTTGTCCGCAAGCTGGCGGGTAAGCACGATATGACCGTCCAAAATGGAACGCACGGCGTCCGCGATAGGTTCGTTGAAATCATCGCCGTCGACAAGAACGGTATAAATACCTGTGATTGTCCCTTTGTCGGAACGTCCCGCCCTTTCCAGCAAGCGGGGGAGCTGGGCGAAGACGGAGGGAGTGTAGCCTTTGGTGGTGGGCGGTTCACCCGTGGCAAGTCCGATTTCACGGGAAGCCATGGCAAAACGTGTTACAGAATCCATCATAAGAAGCACGTTTTTGCCCTGGTCGCGGAAATATTCCGCAACGGCTGTCGCCGCGTAAGCCGCACGCATGCGCACAAGGGCGGGCTGGTCTGAGGTGGCGACAATGACGCAAGAGCGCGCCATGCCCTCGGCTCCTAAATCGCGTTCCATAAATTCCAAAACTTCCCGTCCGCGTTCGCCTATGAGCCCCATGACAATGACTTCCGCTTCCGTATAGCGTGCCATCATGCCCATAAGTGTTGATTTGCCGACGCCGGAACCCGCCATGATACCCACACGCTGTCCTTTGCCCATTGTAAGAAGAGAATTAATACAGCGAACCCCTACATCCAAGGTTTCGTCGATCCGCGGTCTGTCAAGGGGAGCGGGCGGGTCTGCATAGAGTGAAATCATTGTTTCAGGGTTGATAGGAGGTTTTTTATCCAAGGGATTGCCGAACGCGTCCAAGGTCCTGCCCAAAAGTTCGGACGATGCGGGAAAAAGGGGAGGCAGGCTGGAATTTTGGATAAGGCTTCCGGGACGAACGCCGCGCATTTCGCCGTAAGGCATGAATAAAAGGCTGTTGTCTTTGAAGCCGACAACTTCCGCCGCAATGGGCACGTCTTTCTTATTGTCGGGAATGATATGGCATACATCGCCCAAACTTGCTTTCAGCCCTGTCGCTTCAACAACAAGACCGACAACTTTGGTTACTTTGCCGAAACTATGGACCGGGTTGCAGTCTTTCAATAAACGGATACAGGTCGCTGGGTCGAAAGGCATTGTTTTCCCTTATTGTTTACTGTCAAAGCCCATTTCCGCCAAAAGGTCGTCAGCAAGGTCGCTGGGCAGAGGGCTTTCCTGTTTCGGTTCATTTCCGAGAAATTCATCCACCAAGTCCTGTGCTTCGGCATGCGCGTCCGGGGAGGAAAAGGTCGGCAGTTCTTCAATGACTTCGATGGGTTCTTCTTGTTTCGTTTGCATTTGCGGAGCGTCAAAAAGGCTGTTGTCAATTTCCTGCGCGGAAGAGAGGGCTTGTTTTTGCGGTTGAACAGGATTTTTTGGCGCGGAGGCTTGATTTTGTTCCCGCAAAATTTCTTCCATGCCGGCAGGGGCATTGCCATTTGGTTCAGCGGAAGCCTGTTTGGCAAAATCTTGCGCTGTTTCCGCCTGCATATCGGTTTCCGGCATGTCTTGTGCCGGCATGATTTCCTGCGTTTCCGGCATAAAAACGGATTGTTCCGAAGGTGCGTCCGCCGAAACATCTGCATTGCCTGCGTCCTGCTCAGGGACTGGTATCGGGGAATGTTCCGTATCGGGCATAATTTTTTCAAGAGGAATTTCCGCAACGGGAGTTTCAGCTTGCTGCATGGAATGGGCAAGCACGGGATTGTTTTGCATTTCGCGGTTGAGGGTGTCCTTGACGTGTTGGGTCAGGAGTTCTTCCTCGCCGGAGCGGGGCAAAACAAGGTTATCCAAAATGTCCTGCACGAATTTTTGGCGTTCGCTGCGGGAATTTTTGACATAAACATTGTCGCTTTCAAGTTCAAGGCTTCCCGGTTCCAATTCTTTGGAAGATTCCATGCTCCAATTTTTTTCCCGCGAATTTTCCAAAACCTGGGTGATAAGTTCCGCATCGGCAGGATTGACCCGAACGATGAAATTTTTCTTGTCAATGAGTTTCTGCACGCTTTCATCAAGAAGCTGTTTCAAAATGGCTTCTTTTTCGGTGTTGGCAACCCAGCCGGTTCCGACTTCAATGGCGTCAAGGGTCAATTGCTTTAAATCTTCTTTCCACACATCGTAAAATTTTGCAATTTGCTCATGAATGGAGAGCAGGACAACGGCTGTGCTTTCCCCTAAAATTTGTTGGTTTTGGGCAAGAATTTGCTGAATTTCCTCATGACCTTTCCGCACGGCTTCATCGTAGACATCCTGATAGCGTTGTTCCGCATCGCCAAGTGTCGCTTGTGCTTTTTGCTCGATTTCCTGCGCCTTTTTTTCCGCTTGGGCGGTAATTTCCTGCGCGTGCAGCTCCGCTTCCCGGACAATTTCGTCACTTCTGCGTTTCGCCTGCAAAAGAAGGGCGCGCACTTTTTCAGTAGCCCGTGACTTCACGCTTTCAAGGTATTCATTTTCCGCCTCCTCACTCCATTTCACGTCTTTTTTTTGATTGAGGTAGGCATCAAGACGCGTTTCCCTATGGGTGAGAGGTCCCATGAAAATAGTATTGGTATTTTTTGCTTCAGGATTAGACAAAGACATCACCTCCGCCGCCGCGTGCGACTACGATTTTTCCTTGGGCTTCAAGGTTGCGCACTGTTTTTACGATACTTTGCTGGGCAGCTTCGACATCGGAAAGTTTGGTCGGTCCCATGTATTCCATTTCTTCCTTGAGCATGTTCGCCGCACGGTCGGACATATTGCGGAAGAAAAGGTCTTTCATTTCGTCGGAAGCGCCGCGTAAAGAAAGGGTAAGGTCTTCGTTGTTGATTTCCTTGAGAATTTCGCGGATACCCTTGTCGTCAATATATTTGCAGTCTTCAAACACGAACATGAGGTTACGGATGTCTTCAGCCATTTGGGCGGAAGTTTCTTCGATTTCAGAAAGGACTTCTTCTTCGGTGGCGCGGTCGACTTGGTTAAGAATTTCAGCAACGGACTGCGTGCCGCCGACTTTCTTTCCTTCCTTGCTGCCCATGGCGATAAGTTGGCTTTGCAAAACCCTGTCGACTTCCATAATCATTTCTTCGGAAACGGATTCCAACCGTGCCAAACGGATGAGAATTTCCGGACGAACTCCGGGAGGAAGCATGAGAAGCAAACTTGAAGCTTGGTCCGGTTTTAAATGTCCCAAGATAAGGGCGAGGGTTTGCGGGTGTTCGTTTCTCAAAAGCTGGGCGAGAAGTTTCGGATTTGCCCTGTCAAGTTCTTGGAAAGGCACGGGACCCGTTTCAAGGTTGAGGGAGTCGGCAACGTATTTTGCCGTTTCAGGGTCCAAATTGCTCGCAATAACTTGTTTCAATGTTTCCTGACCGCCTGATACGATGTCCAAACCGTCAACAAGAGCCATGTGGAATTCACGTAAAATCGCTTCAACTTCTTCTTTTGAAACAGAATCAAGTTCCATGATGGCACGGGAAATATTGGTGATTTCCGACCGTGTCATCCTATTAAATACATCGGAGGCGAATTTATCCCCCAATGCAAGTAAAATAACGGCTATTTTCTGTGTTCCTGTAAATTCCATGTATTTTCCCCAAGTATTTGTCAAATAAATGGCAAATATTAATCTCTTAGTCTGATATGCAAAAAATCTGCCAAATTGTTATTTTTATCCTTTTATCAATATCGGTATCCCGCAGGAAAATGTTATGACAGCTTCGCAGGCTTCTGCAAAAATTTGGTTCGCTTTTCCTTGCATGTCCCTGAAAATCCTCGCTTCTTCATAAATGGGAACTATGCCCATGCCCACTTCATTGCTCACAAGGACAAGGGGAATTTGCGTATCGCTTATCATTTTCGCAACGTCGTTTGTTTTTTTTAAAATCGCTTCCTCCGTTTCGTTTGCGAGCAGCAAATTGGAAAGCCAAAGGCTTATGCAGTCTATCACTATGATTTTGGAATTGTTTCTTTTCGCAAGATTTGCCGCGGAAATCAAATCATAAGGTTCCTCAATGGTGACCCATGTTGAATTTCGTTGCTTTTGGTGGTCCAGTATCCGTTTTTGAATTTCTTTGTCGGTACTTTCTTTCTGTTGACCTGCGGAATTTCCTTGTTCGGAATTTTCCTGCGGTGCCGCAAAACTTTTTTGCATGGTTGCTATGAAGGTTTTTGGTCCCTGAACATTTTGCGCATAGTGAAGCGCGAAATCGCTTTTTCCGCTTCTTGTCCCGCCGACGCAAAGCAAAGAGCGGGGTTTCAAATCCGCCACATCAAGGCGTTTATCAAATACAAGGCACTTATTCATAGGATATTGTGCTTAAATCATGGGCGAATTGTTCTAACGCATCCGCAAAAGCCAGGTTTGCGGGAGTATTGTTTCTGCGGTTGAGCCAAAGAGCCAATTCCAAGAGGTGGGGAACGGAAGCCAAATTCTCATCATGGCTTACGAGATATTGTTTCAAATCATTTTTTACTTTGCTCACGCGGGAACGCAGCTGTTCGGAGCGTATGGAGCTTTGTTTGATATTTTCCTCAAACGTGCGCGCCAAATTTTTGTTGTCCCGGTTTTGTTCAAAACCGAGCATATTTTCAGCAAAAAAGCGTTCTTCCTGTGCCAAATCGTTCTCAATGGCAAGCAGATTTTGAATGTTTTCGGAAAGCTGGGGGATGTCTTGCAATATGCGTATGCCCCGGGCATAGACAGTGCATTGTTTGGCATAGGCATTGAACATTTTTTCCTGTTCGGCATCCGGCATGTTTTTTTGTTTTGCAATTTGCCGCATGGAACGGATAAGGGCGGGAGACAAGTGTTCGTAAAGCACGGGAAGCATGTTTGCGTTATAGGCATATTCCAAAACTCCGGCACGTCCTTTCATGTGTTCCAAGCCCATGAGTCCTGTGCCGTAACGTTGGTTTATCCGAGGCATGGAAGTTGTGAGGACCGCTTGTCCGTCTGCATCGGTTTTGTAATTGTTCACAAGGTAATCAGCCAAGTCTTGAATAAAGAAAAGGCTGACAACGGGGTCGAAAGAAGTATCGGGGACAAGGGAGGTCAGCGTACCCTGCTTGCTTGGAAAAGCCGTATCCTGGGCAGACGGGGCGAGCTGATTGCTGCGCAGCTCTTCAAGTTTTGCGAGTTTTTCCTGTTTGTCTTTTTCTTGCGCCAGTGCGATTTCTTCCTCTGTAAGCATTTTGCGTCCGCTTTCAAGGGGAGTTATTGTGCTTGGCGGTTCGAGGGTGAAATCTTCGGGAGTTTTTTCTTCGGCGTTATTTTCCTGAAAGGTGTTATTTTGTTGGACCAGAGGCGTCATATCGTGTTCTGCGAGATTGTTTTCTGCATTTTGGTCGGGAGAAATTTTTGCAGGCTGTTCCGGGCTGAGTTTTTCAAAAATTTCATTGGCTGAATTTTGCAAGGAATTGAGAAGCCCTTTGTTTTCCGTATCATTTTGTGCGGAGTTTGTTTCAGAAGCATTGTCGGGTTTTTTGATGAATGCGTTGATTTTATTTTCGATTTCTTCCGATACGAAGGGAATGTCCGCCTTATCGGGGAATAAGGCGAAATAAACACCGGCAATGACGGCTAAAATGATGAGTATGGCAATAAGCAGGGAAAGAAAGGAAACTCCTTTCTTTTGTTTGTTGTTGGTTTGTTGGTTTGTATTGTTACTCATGAAAGGAATCCTTATTTTTGAGCTGATGTTTTTTTATTCAAATTCATGTATTTTTCAAAATTTTACAGTATATTGCTTGGTTATCATAATTTTCATATTGTGTTAAGTCTTATTTTTCAGAATGAAAATTTTTTTGAGGGAAATCATTAAAAAACATAAATAAAAACTGCTGCATACTTTACATGTATGCAGCAGTTTCAAATATGTTCAAAAACAATGACTAAGCTGGTACCGGGAGCGAGACTTGAACTCGCAAGGGCGTACACCCGGTGGATTTTGAGTCCACTGCGTCTACCAATTCCACCATCCCGGCATGAGAAGTATTAATAAAAAGAAAGAGCGTTTTTGTCAAGAAAAATTTTCAGGTATTATTTGCGTTTTTTATTCGCTTCCGCACTGCGTTTTTCCCACAGCTTCATTTCACGCATTTTTTTTCTTCTTTCCCGCTGCAATTCTTTGCAGACAAGGGGGCTTGTCTTTTTTATGCCCCATTTTTCGCGGTAGGAATCCGCGTCCAAATTATGGGTCGCCAAATGTTTTTTTGTGATGATTTTAAAACTTTTTCCACATTCGAGGCACGTGATTGTTTTTTCTTTGATTGATTTTGCCGGGCTGATATTGACGGCGACAGGCTCGCTTTCTTCCGCCGGCAAATCTTCAAGATGGCGCAGATGGTGGGAGAGGTTTTTCACCATAGATGTGATTTCCTCTTCTGACATGATACGGACAGAAGCTTGTGCCTTCACTATTTCAAGGGCTTGTTTCAAATAATCGTCCATAATGGCTCTCTTTTGGTTATAGGATTGAAAATCGGGCAAAGCGGGTTATTGCTGTGTGCCCCCGCTTTGCCTGCCTGCTTATTTGAAAAGTTTTTCTAAGCCTTTTTCAAGAAGCCTTCCGCCGTCGATAACGTCATTTCCAAGGGAATCGCCTGTATTGAGCAAGCCTTTTCCCAATATTTGCAGTTGCTTGGATAAATCCAAGCTTACGTGCGGGTCGCCGTATGTGCCGGTGACCTTGTAGGGGAAAACCAAACGCTGTTTTTTGAGTTCGGCGTTACCGGTTAAATTCAGGCTTTGTTTTGCCAGGTGGCTTGTTCCGTTTGCATTGAGCAGGATTGCGGAACTGTCGATATACGTATTTGTCGTTGAGAGCAAACCGTTTTTAATCGTAAAAGGAGCCTTCAGCGTGCTGAATTCGTATCTGTCGTTCAATTTCAGCTTGAGCTGCAAAAGGTCTGTTATGAAAGGGAGAAATTTCGTTTCGATTTTAATGCCTTTGCCGTCGATTTGTCCGCTTCCGTTCAGGGTGTTCAATGGGTCGGCGGTTTTCAGGTTTAGGGTTGATTTCACCGTAAGCTGTGCGTCCAATGGATTTTTTTCCATAAAGGCGGAAGCCCAGTTACGGGCGGTGATGCTTGGAGCGTCAAGATTGATGCTGACCAAATCCTTTGGCGCAAGTTCCAGGTTGGCGGCAACATGAATAGGTTCGCCGCCCTTGGTGACGGTGAGGGGTTTGATGTCGATGACGG
This window encodes:
- a CDS encoding FliI/YscN family ATPase, encoding MPFDPATCIRLLKDCNPVHSFGKVTKVVGLVVEATGLKASLGDVCHIIPDNKKDVPIAAEVVGFKDNSLLFMPYGEMRGVRPGSLIQNSSLPPLFPASSELLGRTLDAFGNPLDKKPPINPETMISLYADPPAPLDRPRIDETLDVGVRCINSLLTMGKGQRVGIMAGSGVGKSTLMGMMARYTEAEVIVMGLIGERGREVLEFMERDLGAEGMARSCVIVATSDQPALVRMRAAYAATAVAEYFRDQGKNVLLMMDSVTRFAMASREIGLATGEPPTTKGYTPSVFAQLPRLLERAGRSDKGTITGIYTVLVDGDDFNEPIADAVRSILDGHIVLTRQLADKGHFPAIDVLKSISRLRNDIIEPDLVKAGRILTNLLSTYNTSEDMINIGAYSKGSNAEIDAAIQFNKPINDFLIQGVSEPETVVDSFTKMLQLAARAEQAMHPPRQGMDLPPQ
- a CDS encoding FliH/SctL family protein; protein product: MSLSNPEAKNTNTIFMGPLTHRETRLDAYLNQKKDVKWSEEAENEYLESVKSRATEKVRALLLQAKRRSDEIVREAELHAQEITAQAEKKAQEIEQKAQATLGDAEQRYQDVYDEAVRKGHEEIQQILAQNQQILGESTAVVLLSIHEQIAKFYDVWKEDLKQLTLDAIEVGTGWVANTEKEAILKQLLDESVQKLIDKKNFIVRVNPADAELITQVLENSREKNWSMESSKELEPGSLELESDNVYVKNSRSERQKFVQDILDNLVLPRSGEEELLTQHVKDTLNREMQNNPVLAHSMQQAETPVAEIPLEKIMPDTEHSPIPVPEQDAGNADVSADAPSEQSVFMPETQEIMPAQDMPETDMQAETAQDFAKQASAEPNGNAPAGMEEILREQNQASAPKNPVQPQKQALSSAQEIDNSLFDAPQMQTKQEEPIEVIEELPTFSSPDAHAEAQDLVDEFLGNEPKQESPLPSDLADDLLAEMGFDSKQ
- the fliG gene encoding flagellar motor switch protein FliG, which produces MEFTGTQKIAVILLALGDKFASDVFNRMTRSEITNISRAIMELDSVSKEEVEAILREFHMALVDGLDIVSGGQETLKQVIASNLDPETAKYVADSLNLETGPVPFQELDRANPKLLAQLLRNEHPQTLALILGHLKPDQASSLLLMLPPGVRPEILIRLARLESVSEEMIMEVDRVLQSQLIAMGSKEGKKVGGTQSVAEILNQVDRATEEEVLSEIEETSAQMAEDIRNLMFVFEDCKYIDDKGIREILKEINNEDLTLSLRGASDEMKDLFFRNMSDRAANMLKEEMEYMGPTKLSDVEAAQQSIVKTVRNLEAQGKIVVARGGGGDVFV
- a CDS encoding bifunctional adenosylcobinamide kinase/adenosylcobinamide-phosphate guanylyltransferase; this translates as MNKCLVFDKRLDVADLKPRSLLCVGGTRSGKSDFALHYAQNVQGPKTFIATMQKSFAAPQENSEQGNSAGQQKESTDKEIQKRILDHQKQRNSTWVTIEEPYDLISAANLAKRNNSKIIVIDCISLWLSNLLLANETEEAILKKTNDVAKMISDTQIPLVLVSNEVGMGIVPIYEEARIFRDMQGKANQIFAEACEAVITFSCGIPILIKG
- a CDS encoding MucR family transcriptional regulator; this translates as MDDYLKQALEIVKAQASVRIMSEEEITSMVKNLSHHLRHLEDLPAEESEPVAVNISPAKSIKEKTITCLECGKSFKIITKKHLATHNLDADSYREKWGIKKTSPLVCKELQRERRKKMREMKLWEKRSAEANKKRK